A part of Dethiosulfovibrio salsuginis genomic DNA contains:
- a CDS encoding HNH endonuclease family protein, whose amino-acid sequence MDHFVSKRKRPDLAYEWSNYRLACARINSRKGDCDDVLDPFEVENDWFRLELTTGRIYPKPNLEDRIKKKVQRTIDRLGLDENWSRKVRTKYYDDYLNEDISSDYLKSHAPFLWAEADRQNLL is encoded by the coding sequence GTGGATCATTTCGTATCCAAAAGGAAGCGCCCAGACCTGGCCTACGAGTGGAGCAATTACAGGCTGGCGTGCGCAAGGATAAACAGTCGTAAAGGCGATTGCGACGATGTTCTCGACCCCTTTGAGGTAGAGAACGACTGGTTCCGTCTTGAGCTGACCACCGGACGGATATATCCAAAACCGAACCTAGAGGATCGAATCAAAAAAAAGGTCCAAAGAACCATCGATCGCCTTGGTCTCGATGAAAATTGGAGCAGAAAAGTAAGGACAAAGTACTACGACGACTACCTAAACGAAGATATCTCTTCGGACTATCTAAAAAGCCACGCTCCATTTCTATGGGCGGAGGCTGACAGACAAAATCTCCTCTGA
- a CDS encoding AAA family ATPase, whose translation MIKKISTKNIGPSPSMELEFGERLNLITGDNGLGKSFLLDIAWWAMTRSWPAELNSKLSIGKIALPTKKKEKAIIKCSFSGKTKDIATNFEYSAQLESWRVLRGRPGMPGLVFYAMVDGSFAVWDPARNYWKEKGQQQEKERPSAYIFSPKDVWDGLEREDGTWLCNGLIRDWAGWQKEKGRPFDILSSVLEVLSPPSDEKLEPGKLTRISLDDVRDMPTIKMPYGQDVPVVHCSSGMKRIIALAYFLVWCWEEHLKAKELLGEEPELNAIFLVDEVESHLHPKWQRTILRSIMDVMEKLNSEAKTQLIAVTHSPLIMASAETLFDPEKDGWFDLDMVKGEVSLLKRDFVRQGDISDWLTSEAFDLKSSYSLEAERVMEEASQVLSDETADKEKVVELYDRLRAVLSDTDPFWIRWNFVAERKGWS comes from the coding sequence GTGATAAAAAAGATCTCCACGAAAAACATAGGCCCGTCTCCATCCATGGAGCTAGAGTTCGGGGAGAGGCTGAACCTGATCACCGGAGATAACGGCCTCGGCAAAAGCTTTCTTTTGGATATCGCTTGGTGGGCGATGACTCGAAGCTGGCCGGCCGAGCTGAATTCTAAGTTGTCGATAGGAAAAATCGCCCTCCCTACGAAAAAAAAGGAAAAGGCAATAATAAAATGTTCGTTTTCAGGGAAGACCAAGGATATCGCTACAAACTTCGAATATAGTGCCCAGTTGGAAAGCTGGAGAGTTCTACGGGGCAGACCGGGAATGCCGGGACTGGTTTTCTACGCCATGGTGGACGGCAGCTTCGCCGTGTGGGATCCCGCCAGGAACTACTGGAAGGAGAAAGGACAGCAGCAGGAAAAGGAGCGTCCATCGGCCTACATCTTCAGCCCCAAAGACGTATGGGACGGACTTGAAAGAGAGGACGGAACCTGGCTTTGCAACGGGCTGATAAGGGATTGGGCAGGATGGCAGAAAGAAAAAGGACGACCTTTCGACATATTGAGCTCCGTATTGGAGGTACTATCCCCCCCTTCCGACGAAAAGCTTGAACCGGGGAAACTTACCAGGATAAGCCTGGACGATGTTCGGGACATGCCGACCATAAAGATGCCCTACGGTCAGGACGTCCCTGTAGTACACTGTTCTTCCGGGATGAAGAGGATCATCGCCCTGGCCTATTTCCTTGTATGGTGCTGGGAAGAGCACCTCAAGGCGAAAGAGCTTCTAGGCGAAGAGCCGGAGCTCAATGCCATTTTTCTAGTGGACGAGGTAGAGTCTCACCTTCATCCTAAATGGCAGAGGACCATTTTAAGGTCCATAATGGATGTTATGGAGAAGCTCAACTCCGAAGCGAAGACCCAGCTCATAGCCGTGACCCACTCTCCCCTAATAATGGCATCGGCGGAAACCCTGTTCGACCCCGAAAAAGACGGATGGTTCGATCTGGATATGGTGAAGGGCGAAGTATCCTTGCTGAAAAGGGATTTCGTGCGTCAAGGAGATATATCGGATTGGCTCACGAGCGAGGCCTTCGACCTAAAATCGAGCTATTCCCTTGAAGCGGAACGTGTTATGGAAGAGGCATCTCAGGTTTTGAGCGACGAGACGGCGGACAAAGAGAAGGTAGTAGAGCTATACGACCGTCTCAGAGCAGTTCTGTCAGACACCGATCCCTTCTGGATTCGTTGGAACTTCGTGGCTGAGAGAAAAGGATGGTCTTGA
- a CDS encoding ATP-binding protein, translating into MITDRAEELLSRIALGEDSVLELKKVEFSGNRVSGPHRDGMADELAAMANTVSGVVVLGVDDRTREIEGIPLEKLDLLEDWIRSICNDSIDPPLDCVIRKVAIADGKGDEVAILRIDVPRSLFVHKSPNGYFRRIGSSKREMRPDVLARLFQQRSQARLIRFDEQVVPGTSLSDLEPDLWNRFRTALSPKEDRSFLEKMKMISEDEDGAPRATVGGLLMASKSPHIYMSSAFIQAVCYRGTSRGEARQLDAKDITGPLDVQIREGCKFVESNMKVFAIKAPNRIETPQFSMNAVFEAIVNAVAHRDYSIYGSKIRLHVFSDRLELFSPGSIPNTMTIESISERQSARNELISSLLARCPMNVDAPNSQRSFIMDKRGEGVPIIITESEALSGRRPEFALIDDSELKLTIFAAPSPHGDS; encoded by the coding sequence ATGATCACCGATAGAGCGGAAGAACTGCTAAGCAGAATAGCTCTAGGAGAGGATTCTGTTTTGGAACTTAAGAAGGTGGAGTTCAGCGGAAACAGGGTAAGCGGTCCTCATAGAGATGGAATGGCCGACGAGCTGGCGGCGATGGCGAACACCGTCTCCGGCGTGGTGGTGTTGGGGGTGGACGACAGGACCAGGGAGATAGAGGGTATACCTCTGGAAAAACTGGATCTCCTGGAGGATTGGATTCGGTCTATCTGCAACGACTCTATCGACCCACCTCTGGACTGTGTGATCAGAAAGGTAGCCATAGCCGACGGCAAAGGCGATGAGGTCGCCATCCTCAGGATAGATGTTCCCCGTAGCCTGTTCGTACATAAAAGCCCTAACGGCTATTTTCGTCGTATAGGAAGCTCTAAGAGGGAAATGCGTCCTGACGTACTGGCTCGACTTTTTCAGCAACGTAGCCAGGCGAGGCTGATTCGCTTCGACGAGCAGGTCGTTCCTGGAACCTCTCTGAGCGACCTGGAGCCCGATCTCTGGAACCGCTTTAGGACGGCTCTGTCGCCCAAAGAGGATCGGAGCTTTCTGGAGAAGATGAAGATGATCTCCGAGGACGAAGATGGCGCGCCTAGGGCTACGGTAGGAGGGCTTTTGATGGCCTCAAAATCACCTCACATCTACATGTCCAGCGCCTTCATCCAGGCGGTCTGTTACAGAGGAACCTCCCGAGGGGAGGCTCGCCAGCTCGATGCAAAGGACATAACCGGTCCCCTGGACGTCCAGATAAGGGAGGGCTGTAAGTTTGTTGAGAGCAACATGAAGGTCTTTGCGATAAAGGCCCCCAACAGAATAGAGACTCCCCAGTTCTCCATGAACGCCGTCTTCGAAGCTATCGTGAACGCCGTAGCCCACAGGGATTACTCTATCTACGGCTCTAAAATTCGTCTGCACGTTTTTTCCGATCGATTGGAGCTGTTCTCCCCTGGCTCTATACCTAACACCATGACCATCGAAAGCATCTCGGAGAGACAGTCCGCTCGAAACGAGCTCATAAGTTCCCTGCTGGCTCGCTGTCCTATGAACGTCGACGCCCCTAACAGCCAGAGGAGTTTTATTATGGACAAAAGGGGAGAGGGAGTTCCTATTATAATCACCGAAAGCGAAGCCCTCTCAGGTAGGCGACCGGAGTTTGCCCTCATAGACGACAGCGAGCTCAAGCTAACTATTTTTGCCGCCCCCTCTCCCCATGGAGACTCATAG
- a CDS encoding class I SAM-dependent methyltransferase → MDEQTIHFYDRNAEDLRRSYDSADLTDLHDLLGYRLRPGWDVLEIGCGTGRDGLFMASLGCRITAVDGSSSMVDLTRQTFLKAGETCCAMEAALPLPPGHALLGKAFDAVVSIAMLMHVPEGDMVLLAEQIGSLLKQKGLFICSFCSGERQGDDRLYVNRDPDQVRGLFEPTGFRLLSQGQNRDGMGRDLLWHTIVFERISHLNA, encoded by the coding sequence ATGGACGAGCAGACCATTCATTTCTACGACAGAAACGCAGAAGACCTCCGGCGAAGCTACGACTCAGCGGACCTAACCGACCTCCACGACCTCCTCGGTTATCGGCTGCGCCCAGGGTGGGACGTCCTGGAGATAGGCTGTGGAACCGGAAGGGACGGCCTGTTTATGGCTTCCCTAGGGTGCAGGATAACGGCGGTGGACGGAAGCTCCTCCATGGTTGACCTGACAAGACAGACATTCTTGAAAGCTGGAGAGACCTGCTGCGCCATGGAGGCCGCCCTTCCCCTGCCGCCTGGGCACGCCCTGTTGGGTAAAGCCTTCGACGCCGTCGTCTCCATAGCCATGCTGATGCACGTCCCAGAGGGAGACATGGTACTCCTGGCCGAACAGATAGGGTCCCTCCTGAAACAGAAAGGCCTGTTTATCTGCTCCTTCTGCTCCGGCGAGAGGCAAGGAGACGATAGGCTCTACGTGAATCGGGATCCCGATCAGGTCAGAGGGCTGTTCGAGCCGACCGGCTTCAGGCTCCTCAGCCAGGGGCAAAACCGAGACGGCATGGGCCGGGACCTGCTCTGGCACACCATAGTGTTCGAGAGGATCAGCCATCTGAACGCCTAA
- the meaB gene encoding methylmalonyl Co-A mutase-associated GTPase MeaB: MAYDTYRPDWVPEDGDSQFSCRVMTGVEGVKDGAGTTGTAKAPARQKLTLDDYERGILEGNRMILSRAITLIESNAPKHFDPAQELVQRVLPHTGGAIRVGITGVPGVGKSTFIEALGCTLCEAGHKVAVLAVDPSSSVSGGSILGDKTRMEYLTREPRAFIRPSPSSGTLGGVTRKSRETLLLCEAAGYDVILVETVGVGQSETTVRSMVDFFMVLVLTGAGDDLQGIKKGIIELADAIVVNKADGDNRRKALVTRADYEQILHYLRPATEGWTTGAYTCSAITKEGIEDVWNVVLRFKEKMGRSGYFRTRRSRQAMEWMDTMVKEYLHHRVAQDQAISAKRSEIQRLVESGETPPTMAAKMIIEVMERELFCR; encoded by the coding sequence ATGGCCTACGACACCTACAGGCCCGACTGGGTCCCTGAAGACGGGGACTCCCAGTTTTCCTGCCGGGTGATGACCGGGGTAGAGGGAGTAAAAGACGGAGCCGGAACCACCGGGACGGCGAAGGCTCCCGCCAGGCAAAAGCTCACCCTGGACGACTACGAGAGGGGGATACTGGAGGGGAACAGGATGATCCTCTCCAGGGCCATAACCCTCATAGAGAGCAACGCCCCCAAACACTTCGATCCCGCCCAGGAACTGGTCCAGAGGGTCCTGCCCCACACAGGAGGAGCCATTAGGGTCGGGATAACCGGAGTGCCAGGGGTTGGAAAGAGCACCTTCATAGAGGCCCTGGGCTGTACCCTCTGTGAGGCGGGGCATAAGGTGGCGGTCCTTGCGGTCGACCCAAGCAGCTCGGTGTCCGGAGGGTCCATCCTGGGGGATAAAACCAGGATGGAGTACCTTACCAGGGAGCCAAGGGCCTTCATCCGGCCCTCTCCCTCCAGCGGAACCCTAGGAGGGGTCACCAGAAAGAGCCGGGAGACCCTGCTGCTCTGCGAGGCGGCGGGCTACGACGTCATACTGGTCGAGACGGTAGGGGTGGGCCAGAGCGAGACCACCGTCCGGTCCATGGTGGACTTCTTCATGGTCCTGGTCCTCACAGGGGCGGGAGACGATCTCCAGGGGATAAAGAAGGGCATCATCGAGCTGGCGGACGCCATAGTGGTCAACAAGGCCGACGGCGACAACCGCCGGAAGGCCCTCGTCACCAGAGCGGACTACGAGCAGATCCTCCACTACCTCAGGCCCGCCACCGAGGGCTGGACCACCGGTGCCTACACCTGTTCCGCCATAACCAAAGAGGGAATCGAGGACGTGTGGAACGTGGTCCTCCGGTTCAAGGAGAAGATGGGGCGGTCTGGCTACTTCCGAACCAGGCGTTCCAGACAGGCCATGGAGTGGATGGACACCATGGTGAAAGAATATCTTCATCACAGGGTGGCCCAGGACCAGGCCATATCGGCCAAGCGGTCGGAGATACAGAGGCTCGTCGAGAGCGGCGAGACACCTCCAACCATGGCGGCCAAGATGATAATAGAGGTCATGGAGAGGGAACTTTTTTGCCGATAG
- the scpA gene encoding methylmalonyl-CoA mutase: MSIKPDFTKIKCNPKGFDPSDLAAWREDLERSTGRDYDSIVAKTMEQIDLKPLYRREDVEGLGHMNSLAGLPPFLRGPYSTMYVTRPWTVRQYAGFSTAEESNAFYRRNLAAGQKGLSIAFDLATHRGYDSDHPRVVGDVGKAGVAVDSILDMEILFSGIPLGQMSVSMTMNGAVLPVMAFYILAAEEQGVDRSLLSGTIQNDILKEFMVRNTYIYPPAASMRIIGDIFSYTSQHMPKFNSISISGYHMQEAGATADIELGYTLADGLEYIRTGIEAGLDVDNFAPRLSFFWAIGKNYFMEVAKMRAARMLWAKIVKQFDPKKAKSMALRTHSQTSGWSLTAQDPFNNIARTCVEAMAAALGHTQSLHTNALDEAIALPTDFSARIARNTQLYIQDETSVCKVIDPWGGSYYVEALTDELIRRAWGHIQEVEELGGMSKAIETGLPKMRIEEASARRQAHIDSGKEKILGVNFHQLEQEDPIDILEVDNTAVRLSQIRRLEKLRSERDNDKVVQALNAITYSMETGEGNLLDLAVNAARARASLGEISDAIEKVSGRHKAIIRSISGVYSTEFADEDIIKEVREMTADFEVREGRRPRIMVAKMGQDGHDRGAKVVATAYADMGFDVDVGALFQTPEETAQEAVDNDVHIVGMSSLAAGHKTLLPQLMEELAKRGREDIMVIAGGVIPAQDYEYLRENGAAAIYGPGTIIPAAAKEMLEILNRRLAEQDLP, encoded by the coding sequence ATGTCGATAAAACCGGATTTTACGAAGATAAAATGCAACCCCAAGGGGTTCGATCCCTCGGACCTCGCCGCCTGGAGGGAGGATCTGGAGAGGTCCACCGGCAGGGACTACGACTCCATCGTCGCCAAGACCATGGAGCAGATAGACCTCAAACCCCTGTATCGCAGGGAGGACGTGGAGGGCCTTGGACACATGAACTCCCTGGCTGGACTGCCCCCTTTCCTGAGGGGCCCTTACTCCACCATGTACGTCACTCGGCCCTGGACCGTCCGGCAGTACGCCGGGTTCTCAACCGCCGAGGAGAGCAACGCCTTCTACCGCAGAAACCTGGCGGCAGGACAGAAGGGGCTCTCCATAGCCTTCGACCTGGCGACCCACAGAGGCTACGACTCGGATCACCCCAGAGTGGTGGGAGACGTGGGGAAGGCGGGGGTGGCGGTGGACTCCATCCTGGACATGGAGATACTTTTCTCCGGCATACCTCTCGGTCAGATGTCGGTTTCCATGACCATGAACGGCGCCGTTCTTCCTGTCATGGCCTTTTACATCCTCGCGGCGGAGGAACAGGGAGTGGACCGCTCCCTGTTGAGCGGAACCATCCAAAACGACATACTCAAGGAGTTCATGGTCCGAAACACCTACATATACCCCCCCGCGGCGTCTATGAGGATCATAGGGGACATATTCTCCTACACCTCCCAGCATATGCCTAAGTTCAACAGCATAAGCATATCGGGCTATCACATGCAGGAGGCCGGGGCCACCGCCGACATAGAGCTCGGCTACACCCTTGCCGACGGTCTGGAGTACATCCGCACCGGCATAGAGGCGGGGCTCGACGTGGACAACTTCGCTCCGAGGCTCTCGTTCTTCTGGGCCATAGGGAAGAACTACTTCATGGAGGTCGCCAAGATGAGGGCCGCCAGGATGCTCTGGGCGAAGATAGTCAAGCAGTTCGATCCCAAGAAGGCCAAGTCCATGGCCCTCAGGACCCACTCTCAGACCTCGGGATGGAGCCTGACCGCCCAGGACCCCTTCAACAACATAGCCAGGACCTGCGTGGAGGCCATGGCGGCGGCCCTGGGACACACCCAGTCGCTCCACACCAACGCACTGGACGAGGCCATAGCGCTGCCCACCGACTTCTCCGCCCGTATAGCCAGAAACACCCAGCTCTACATCCAGGACGAGACCAGCGTCTGTAAGGTCATAGACCCCTGGGGAGGGTCCTACTACGTGGAGGCCCTGACCGACGAGCTTATCCGCCGGGCCTGGGGACACATCCAGGAGGTCGAGGAGCTTGGGGGAATGTCCAAGGCCATAGAGACCGGCCTTCCCAAGATGAGGATAGAGGAAGCCTCCGCCAGACGGCAGGCCCACATCGACTCGGGCAAGGAGAAGATCCTCGGGGTAAACTTCCACCAGCTTGAACAGGAGGACCCTATCGACATACTGGAGGTGGACAACACTGCCGTCCGACTGTCCCAGATCCGAAGGCTTGAGAAGCTTCGATCCGAGAGGGACAACGACAAGGTGGTACAGGCCCTCAACGCCATAACCTACTCCATGGAGACCGGCGAGGGCAACCTCCTCGATCTGGCGGTGAACGCCGCCAGGGCAAGGGCAAGCCTGGGAGAGATATCCGACGCTATTGAGAAGGTCTCGGGCAGACACAAGGCTATCATTCGGTCCATCTCGGGCGTATACAGCACCGAGTTCGCCGACGAGGACATAATAAAAGAGGTCCGGGAGATGACCGCCGATTTCGAGGTACGGGAGGGACGACGTCCCAGGATAATGGTGGCCAAAATGGGCCAGGACGGACACGACCGAGGGGCCAAGGTGGTGGCCACCGCCTACGCCGACATGGGCTTCGACGTGGACGTCGGCGCACTCTTCCAGACCCCCGAGGAGACAGCTCAGGAGGCTGTGGACAACGACGTCCACATAGTCGGAATGAGCTCCCTGGCGGCGGGACACAAGACACTCCTTCCTCAGCTCATGGAGGAGCTGGCGAAAAGAGGACGGGAGGACATAATGGTCATAGCCGGAGGGGTTATACCGGCTCAGGACTACGAATATCTGAGAGAAAACGGAGCAGCGGCTATCTACGGTCCCGGAACGATAATACCGGCGGCGGCCAAGGAAATGCTGGAGATCCTCAATCGTCGTCTGGCGGAACAGGATCTCCCCTAG
- a CDS encoding methylmalonyl-CoA mutase family protein, whose amino-acid sequence MDLEAQAKPRPFPPVSFDEFPPTSYEEWKAEAEAALKGAPFEKKLLTKTYEGITLEPLYMESSLEGLTLDTLPGREDYLRGTSAAGYIQRPWAIAQSCDEVLPEDSNQAVKKELAGGSNSLHLILDRATTYGTSPAWADGESEPRGLSLSTLKDVDDLMADLDLSKNGIHVYAGPSSAPLLALLAGRARSQGRASNLALWSGCVGADPIGSLAQDGSIPCPMDQLMDEAALTIHWSRKAAPGLKTVLIRGDVYHDGGANGVQELACSMATAIEYLRAMEIRGLDVDSAASAMRFSFSLGANYFMEIAKLRAARVFWSQVVRAFGGSGDSAKMDIFASTSRFTQTVYDPYVNVLRATSQAFSGVVGGTDTLWVRRFDEAIRPGTEQSRRISRNIQILLQSEFNLTQPIDPAGGSYYVEKLTSQLLESSWEAMQAIEAEGGMIKALQSGYVQREIDGVLQSRLKKLDVRSDRAVGTNMYPNVTEKPLEGTTPDLKEIAAKRAASVEGYRELTDEVHRKDKLDKVLDSMAGDPEGFMENLMETFMAGATLYEVRQVLNDGFSGDLTVEPISPHRWTERFEALRKKTEEGALAGRKVTVFLANMGPLKQHKGRADFSTSFMEVADFDVIRSDGFDSVEAAAEAAVASGATATVICSTDDTYPELVPPLAKAIKEGAPTMTVLLAGAPAPEFKESYVQAGVDDFIHVKANCYAVLESLQRAGGIA is encoded by the coding sequence ATGGATCTGGAAGCACAGGCAAAACCGCGACCTTTTCCTCCTGTGTCCTTCGACGAGTTTCCTCCTACGTCGTACGAGGAGTGGAAGGCCGAGGCTGAGGCGGCGCTGAAAGGAGCTCCCTTCGAGAAAAAACTCTTAACTAAGACCTACGAAGGGATAACCCTGGAGCCACTCTATATGGAGTCCTCCCTGGAGGGACTGACGCTGGACACCCTTCCAGGCCGAGAGGACTATCTGAGGGGAACCTCGGCGGCGGGTTATATCCAAAGGCCCTGGGCTATCGCCCAAAGCTGCGACGAGGTCCTGCCGGAAGATTCAAACCAGGCGGTGAAAAAGGAGCTCGCCGGAGGGTCCAATTCCCTCCACCTCATACTGGACCGTGCCACCACCTACGGAACGTCCCCGGCCTGGGCGGACGGTGAGTCGGAGCCTAGGGGCCTGTCCCTCTCGACCCTGAAGGACGTGGACGACCTAATGGCGGACCTGGACCTGTCCAAGAACGGGATCCACGTTTACGCCGGTCCCTCCTCCGCCCCCCTTCTCGCTCTCCTCGCCGGTAGGGCCAGATCTCAGGGAAGGGCCTCGAACCTCGCCCTGTGGAGCGGATGCGTCGGAGCCGACCCTATCGGATCTCTGGCCCAGGACGGATCCATCCCCTGTCCTATGGACCAGCTGATGGACGAGGCAGCCCTGACGATCCATTGGTCCAGGAAGGCCGCCCCCGGCCTGAAGACCGTCCTTATTAGAGGGGACGTCTACCACGACGGAGGGGCCAACGGGGTGCAGGAGCTGGCCTGCTCCATGGCTACCGCCATAGAGTACCTCAGGGCCATGGAGATAAGGGGCCTGGACGTGGATTCGGCGGCCTCCGCCATGAGGTTCAGTTTCTCCTTAGGGGCCAACTACTTCATGGAGATAGCAAAGCTCAGGGCGGCCAGGGTGTTCTGGTCCCAGGTTGTCAGGGCCTTCGGCGGCAGTGGAGACTCGGCCAAGATGGACATCTTCGCCTCTACCTCCAGGTTCACCCAGACGGTCTACGACCCTTACGTAAACGTCCTTCGGGCCACGTCCCAGGCATTCTCCGGCGTCGTAGGTGGGACCGACACCCTTTGGGTGAGGCGGTTCGACGAGGCCATAAGGCCAGGGACCGAACAGTCCAGGAGAATATCCAGAAACATCCAGATACTTCTCCAGAGCGAGTTCAACCTCACCCAGCCCATAGACCCGGCAGGGGGCTCCTACTACGTCGAGAAGCTCACCTCCCAGCTTCTTGAAAGCAGCTGGGAGGCCATGCAGGCCATAGAGGCCGAGGGGGGCATGATAAAGGCCCTTCAGTCTGGCTACGTCCAGAGGGAGATCGACGGGGTTCTTCAGTCGAGGCTCAAAAAGCTGGACGTGAGGTCCGACCGTGCGGTTGGGACGAACATGTACCCCAACGTCACCGAAAAGCCCCTTGAGGGGACGACCCCGGACCTCAAAGAGATAGCCGCCAAGAGAGCCGCCTCGGTGGAGGGCTACAGAGAGCTCACCGACGAGGTCCACAGGAAAGACAAGCTCGACAAGGTGCTGGACTCTATGGCAGGAGACCCCGAGGGCTTTATGGAAAACCTCATGGAGACCTTCATGGCTGGGGCCACGTTGTACGAGGTTCGGCAGGTCCTTAACGACGGATTTTCCGGAGACCTCACCGTTGAGCCTATATCGCCTCACCGATGGACCGAGAGGTTTGAGGCACTGAGGAAGAAGACCGAGGAAGGGGCCCTGGCTGGCAGGAAGGTCACAGTCTTCCTGGCAAACATGGGACCGCTCAAACAGCACAAGGGCAGGGCGGACTTCAGCACGTCCTTCATGGAGGTCGCCGACTTCGACGTGATCAGGAGCGACGGCTTCGACTCGGTGGAGGCCGCCGCAGAGGCGGCGGTAGCATCCGGGGCGACAGCCACGGTCATATGCTCCACCGACGACACCTATCCCGAGCTTGTTCCCCCTCTGGCCAAGGCCATAAAGGAGGGAGCTCCAACCATGACGGTCCTCCTGGCGGGAGCGCCCGCGCCGGAGTTCAAGGAGAGCTACGTCCAGGCTGGAGTGGACGACTTTATCCACGTGAAGGCCAACTGTTACGCCGTTCTGGAGTCCCTCCAGAGGGCAGGAGGAATAGCATAA
- a CDS encoding ABC transporter substrate-binding protein has product MRNLKTIFAVILTTIAIFPSARLEAVGNEVIFTDFSWDSAQFHNRVAGYILEKGFDRKVRYSFTEEMPGFLGLERGDLHLAMETWVDNSISFWDKAKERGRIVDLGKNYPDAPQGWYVPAYVVKGDPKRGIEPLAPDLKSVSDLPKYWEVFKDPEDKGKGRFLNGPTGWPVSVKNASKLEAYGLDETYSNFYAGSGAALAVGIAGAYEKGQPVLAYYWEPTPLLGKYDMIKLEEPPYDPEVWKGSGACAFPACRVLKTGNAAFLESEPEIKAFVEAYATSLELTSTALAKMDAEGMTHDEAARWFLREHPDLWASWVDEEVRVKVLAALKADG; this is encoded by the coding sequence ATGCGAAACCTGAAAACGATCTTCGCCGTTATTCTGACGACCATAGCGATCTTTCCGTCGGCCCGTCTGGAGGCTGTAGGCAACGAGGTCATCTTCACCGACTTCAGCTGGGACAGCGCCCAGTTTCACAACCGGGTCGCGGGCTATATTCTGGAGAAGGGGTTCGACCGGAAGGTCCGGTATTCTTTCACAGAGGAGATGCCCGGCTTTTTGGGCCTCGAGAGAGGCGACCTCCATCTAGCCATGGAGACCTGGGTGGATAACTCTATATCCTTCTGGGACAAGGCTAAGGAGCGAGGGAGGATAGTCGACCTGGGCAAAAACTACCCCGACGCGCCTCAGGGCTGGTACGTGCCGGCCTACGTGGTTAAAGGGGACCCTAAAAGAGGTATAGAGCCCCTGGCGCCGGACCTTAAGTCGGTGTCGGACCTGCCAAAATACTGGGAGGTATTCAAGGATCCCGAGGATAAAGGCAAAGGACGTTTTCTCAACGGTCCGACCGGATGGCCTGTGAGCGTCAAAAACGCCTCCAAGCTGGAGGCCTACGGCCTGGACGAGACCTACTCCAACTTCTACGCCGGATCCGGCGCGGCCCTGGCGGTAGGCATAGCAGGAGCCTACGAAAAGGGACAGCCAGTCCTGGCCTACTACTGGGAGCCAACCCCTCTGCTTGGCAAATACGATATGATAAAGCTGGAGGAGCCCCCTTACGATCCTGAGGTATGGAAGGGATCAGGAGCCTGTGCCTTCCCAGCCTGCCGGGTGCTGAAGACCGGCAACGCCGCTTTTTTAGAGAGCGAGCCGGAGATAAAGGCCTTCGTAGAGGCCTACGCAACCTCTTTGGAGCTCACCAGCACCGCACTGGCTAAGATGGACGCCGAAGGTATGACCCACGACGAAGCGGCCAGGTGGTTTTTGAGGGAACACCCCGATCTGTGGGCATCCTGGGTCGACGAAGAGGTCAGGGTAAAGGTCCTCGCCGCCCTGAAGGCCGACGGTTAG